A region from the Diadema setosum chromosome 13, eeDiaSeto1, whole genome shotgun sequence genome encodes:
- the LOC140237249 gene encoding pleckstrin homology domain-containing family J member 1-like isoform X2 produces MRYSDQELMTLACSTPTFEARLFYKQVSKRRREGYRERLFRQKSNFLFYFRIHESSRTLEPIGALLLERCTIQEEAMDGGRYVFSLTYQDESERKHFFATYSPLDYKKWIDLIKTSSYERLKSTFLILQRELIRVKDVERHKNASPKPVRPAPKPPSHPPVSKAQLLSPEAAENRPQESSEKARKDEKGEGVLIDIA; encoded by the exons ATGCGCTACAGTGACCAGGAACTCATGACGTTGGCATGCTCAACACCAACGTTTGAAGCAAGACTTTTCTACAAACAAGTCAGCAAACGACGGCGAGAAG GCTATAGGGAGAGATTATTTCGCCAGAAGAGTAACTTTCTGTTCTACTTCAGAATTCATGAATCAAGTAGAACACTAGAG CCCATTGGAGCTCTGTTACTAGAAAGATGTACCATTCAAGAGGAGGCGATGGATGGTGGACGCTATGTCTTCTCCCTGA CATATCAAGATGAGAGTGAGAGGAAACACTTCTTTGCCACATACTCTCCATTAGACTACAAGAAATGGATAGATTTGATCAAGACATCTAG CTATGAGCGATTGAAATCTACTTTCCTCATTCTTCAGAGAGAGTTGATCAGGGTCAAGGATGTG GAGAGGCATAAGAATGCATCGCCCAAGCCAGTGCGCCCTGCCCCTAAGCCCCCAAGCCACCCACCAGTCTCCAAGGCCCAGCTCCTGTCTCCAGAGGCAGCAGAGAACAGACCTCAAG